From Methylobacterium radiodurans, a single genomic window includes:
- a CDS encoding ABC transporter permease subunit yields the protein MTLLNRAALILGLAFLYAPILVLVVYSFNASSLVTVWGGFSARWYSVLLSDRPLLEAAWVSFRVAFLAGVIATALGTLAALALGRHGRFRGRALFTALVFAPMVMPEVITGLSLLLLFVGIGLDRGIVTIVIAHTTFGIGFVAVVVGARLKVLDGTLEEAAADLGAGPARVFLTVTLPLLAPAIIAGFLLAFTLSLDDLVIASFVSGPGATTLPMRIYSQIRLGVNPEINAASTLLIVLVGMVALTASRLLDSHGKS from the coding sequence ATGACGCTCCTGAACCGCGCCGCTCTCATCCTCGGTCTTGCCTTCCTCTACGCTCCGATCCTCGTGCTGGTCGTGTACTCCTTCAATGCCTCCTCGCTCGTCACGGTCTGGGGAGGCTTCTCGGCGCGCTGGTACAGTGTCCTGCTGAGCGATCGACCCTTGCTTGAGGCCGCCTGGGTGAGCTTTCGGGTCGCCTTCCTCGCCGGCGTAATCGCCACCGCCCTGGGGACCCTGGCGGCGCTCGCCCTCGGACGTCATGGCCGCTTCAGGGGACGCGCCCTCTTCACCGCTCTCGTCTTCGCGCCGATGGTGATGCCGGAGGTAATCACCGGCCTGTCCCTGCTGCTTCTCTTCGTGGGCATCGGATTGGATAGGGGCATCGTGACGATCGTCATCGCGCATACCACCTTCGGCATCGGTTTCGTCGCCGTGGTCGTCGGCGCCCGCCTGAAGGTCTTGGATGGAACGCTCGAGGAGGCGGCCGCCGATCTCGGAGCGGGACCGGCGCGGGTCTTCCTCACCGTGACCCTGCCTTTGCTCGCGCCGGCAATTATCGCGGGTTTCCTTCTCGCCTTCACACTCTCGCTCGACGACCTCGTGATCGCGAGCTTCGTCTCGGGCCCTGGCGCGACGACCCTGCCGATGCGGATCTACAGTCAGATCCGCCTAGGCGTAAATCCCGAGATCAACGCCGCCTCGACGCTGTTGATCGTATTGGTCGGCATGGTGGCTTTGACTGCTTCGCGCCTCCTGGACAGCCATGGGAAAAGCTAA
- a CDS encoding ABC transporter ATP-binding protein, which yields MAAGSEDWTRPANTNGSFPQVRIADVSKTFGEHVAVNGVSLDLDPASFFCLLGPSGCGKSTLLRMLAGFETPDKGRILIDGVDVTDRPAHRRPVNMMFQSYALFPHMSVARNIAYGLHGLGFGRAEISRRVASLLSLVRLQGHAERRPHQLSGGQKQRVALARALAREPRVLLLDEPLGALDRALREETQEELRSLQRRLSTTFIVVTHDPDEALRLSNRVGVMDRGRLVQTGSAAELYERPASPFVAGLLGDVNLIEGRLGTPTGNGHVTVEASFGPIHATLPDAPLSPGDRVVVAIRPERIALRPPSGGPGESEGKILEATFLGDRIQRQVWMSDGSLLRVSTPVTLDPRFDSGTVVGIGIPPNAATVLAP from the coding sequence ATGGCTGCTGGCAGCGAGGATTGGACCCGGCCGGCGAATACGAACGGGTCATTCCCTCAAGTTCGGATCGCCGACGTCAGCAAAACCTTCGGCGAGCATGTGGCGGTGAACGGGGTTAGTCTCGATCTCGACCCCGCTTCCTTTTTCTGCCTGCTGGGGCCGTCGGGCTGCGGCAAGAGTACGCTGCTGCGCATGCTGGCCGGTTTCGAGACGCCTGACAAGGGTCGGATTCTGATCGACGGTGTCGACGTCACCGACCGGCCGGCGCATCGCCGCCCGGTCAACATGATGTTCCAGTCCTACGCGCTATTTCCTCATATGAGCGTCGCACGGAATATCGCTTATGGACTGCATGGGCTCGGCTTTGGTCGCGCCGAGATCTCCAGGCGTGTCGCGTCGTTGCTGAGCCTGGTGCGCCTGCAGGGGCATGCCGAGCGCCGCCCCCACCAACTCTCCGGTGGGCAGAAGCAGCGCGTGGCGCTCGCGCGAGCCCTGGCGCGCGAGCCGCGGGTCCTTCTCCTAGACGAACCACTCGGAGCCCTCGACCGAGCCTTGCGGGAGGAGACACAGGAAGAGCTGCGCAGCCTGCAGCGGCGGCTATCCACCACCTTCATCGTCGTTACCCATGATCCCGACGAGGCGTTGCGGCTGTCGAATCGCGTTGGTGTGATGGATAGAGGCCGCCTGGTGCAGACGGGCTCCGCGGCGGAGCTCTACGAGAGGCCGGCGAGCCCCTTCGTCGCCGGGCTCCTGGGCGACGTCAATCTTATCGAGGGTCGTCTGGGCACGCCCACTGGTAACGGTCATGTCACGGTCGAGGCGAGCTTCGGCCCGATCCACGCGACGCTCCCGGACGCACCGCTGTCGCCAGGCGACCGGGTCGTCGTGGCGATCCGACCGGAGCGGATCGCGCTCCGTCCGCCGTCCGGCGGACCCGGCGAGTCGGAGGGAAAGATCCTGGAAGCGACCTTCCTGGGTGATCGCATCCAGCGGCAGGTTTGGATGTCGGATGGCTCGCTCCTGCGCGTCAGCACGCCGGTCACGCTCGATCCACGTTTCGACAGCGGGACGGTCGTCGGTATCGGAATCCCGCCGAACGCCGCGACCGTGCTGGCACCGTAA
- a CDS encoding PTS sugar transporter subunit IIA: MIQMPKRELSLTRLISPERILSRLPGNARHQVTRALVGAAACDLGLEAKTILTTLAHQPGQPTFGPARGVAMLHVGVDVPRRPAAFLARLKEPIAFGAADGEFVQIVTLVLAPTDEPSTLLRAMACVARRLRSRSVREAIRTAHDAVAIFSILVEERWPAAASDFHDKEDRRAKLCRLS, from the coding sequence ATGATCCAGATGCCGAAGCGCGAGCTGTCGCTGACGCGCCTCATATCGCCAGAGCGGATTCTTTCGAGGCTTCCCGGCAACGCACGGCATCAAGTCACGCGTGCCTTGGTCGGCGCGGCAGCTTGCGATCTCGGCTTGGAAGCCAAAACCATCTTGACCACGCTGGCACATCAGCCAGGGCAGCCGACGTTCGGGCCAGCGCGTGGCGTCGCGATGCTGCACGTCGGCGTGGACGTCCCGCGAAGACCGGCGGCGTTCCTGGCACGCCTCAAAGAGCCTATCGCGTTCGGCGCGGCGGACGGTGAGTTCGTCCAGATCGTGACACTCGTGCTCGCACCCACCGACGAGCCATCCACGCTACTGCGCGCCATGGCCTGTGTCGCCCGTCGGCTTCGGAGCAGATCCGTCCGGGAAGCCATCCGAACGGCTCACGACGCGGTCGCGATTTTTTCGATCCTCGTCGAGGAGCGTTGGCCAGCGGCCGCGAGCGATTTCCACGACAAGGAGGATCGCCGCGCCAAGCTCTGCCGGCTTTCGTGA
- a CDS encoding uroporphyrinogen-III synthase yields the protein MGKANPRPASRAARIYKVPGAAMKVRSGGSAAPTGVLLTRPLEQAAPLTEEVSERGWRSVLAPLLEIHPRRWRHEVLGGAQAILLTSRNAARELARSPLSNRSVPVHCVGRATAEPLLDAGFTSVHWSNGTALGLAHTVSVALAPRDGPLAYLSGEVISRDLGSLLAPLGFEVRREIVYEARQARVLPEAATRAIMTGELAAALFLSVRTARAFSSLVRAARLEAACRPLTAVVLSQPIGDALRPLDFGALRVARTPDRPALLTILGRPGAAT from the coding sequence ATGGGAAAAGCTAATCCGCGCCCCGCCTCCCGCGCGGCCCGGATATACAAAGTTCCGGGGGCGGCGATGAAAGTTCGATCCGGCGGATCGGCTGCCCCGACGGGTGTGCTTCTGACCCGCCCACTCGAACAGGCGGCGCCGCTGACCGAGGAAGTCTCAGAACGGGGATGGCGCTCGGTTCTCGCGCCACTGCTGGAGATCCACCCCCGCCGCTGGCGCCACGAGGTTCTCGGGGGTGCGCAAGCCATCCTCCTCACGTCACGAAACGCAGCGCGGGAGTTGGCTCGGTCGCCCCTCTCCAATCGTTCGGTCCCCGTACATTGCGTTGGCCGCGCCACGGCGGAACCGCTCCTCGACGCCGGCTTCACGTCGGTTCACTGGTCAAACGGGACAGCTCTGGGCCTAGCCCACACTGTCAGCGTCGCGCTCGCTCCACGCGACGGTCCGCTGGCTTACCTGAGCGGCGAGGTAATTTCACGCGACCTCGGCTCCCTGCTCGCGCCGTTGGGTTTCGAGGTAAGACGCGAGATCGTCTACGAGGCCCGCCAAGCTCGCGTCCTACCAGAGGCGGCGACCAGGGCCATCATGACGGGCGAACTCGCTGCGGCTCTGTTCCTGTCGGTAAGGACAGCGCGCGCCTTCTCCAGCCTGGTCAGAGCCGCTCGTCTCGAGGCAGCCTGCAGACCACTCACGGCTGTCGTACTCAGCCAACCGATCGGTGATGCGCTTCGCCCCCTGGACTTCGGCGCGCTGAGGGTCGCTCGCACGCCGGATAGGCCCGCGTTGCTCACAATCCTGGGACGTCCCGGCGCGGCGACCTGA
- a CDS encoding ABC transporter permease: MISLSPPRGAPKPASRTLHPRLARLPALLWLVAFFLVPFLITLKISLSEPATAIPPYRPTFDWRSGVQGLPDFLGALGLSNYEMLAADPYYWNAALSSISLAFGGTTLLVCLGIPLAHALTRAPARWRSLLVALMIVPFWTSFLVRVYAWIAILKPEGLLNAGLIRLGLIGQPLEILNTPTAVLIGLVYAYLPFMVLPLYAVMSRLDPTLHEAAADLGAGPTRVFWTVSLPLSAPGLFAGALLCFIPMMGEFVIPDLLGGSDTLMLGRALWSEFFSNRDWPFASAVAVLLVLILVGPVVLLRQAESRREAVSP, from the coding sequence ATGATCAGCCTCTCGCCCCCCCGGGGCGCTCCAAAACCAGCCTCGCGCACGCTTCACCCTCGCCTAGCGCGTCTCCCCGCGTTGCTCTGGCTCGTAGCCTTCTTCCTCGTACCCTTCCTAATCACACTCAAGATCAGCCTTTCCGAACCCGCGACGGCGATACCACCCTATCGGCCGACGTTCGACTGGAGAAGCGGGGTCCAAGGCCTGCCAGACTTTCTTGGAGCACTCGGTCTCTCCAACTACGAAATGCTGGCGGCCGACCCATACTACTGGAACGCCGCATTAAGCTCGATCTCCCTCGCGTTCGGCGGGACGACACTGCTGGTCTGCCTCGGCATCCCGCTCGCCCACGCGCTGACACGCGCGCCCGCGCGCTGGCGGTCGCTCCTCGTCGCTCTCATGATCGTGCCGTTTTGGACGAGCTTCCTCGTGCGGGTTTACGCCTGGATCGCGATCCTGAAGCCCGAGGGGCTGCTCAACGCGGGGCTGATCCGCCTCGGCCTGATCGGGCAGCCCCTCGAGATCCTGAACACGCCAACCGCCGTGCTGATCGGCCTGGTCTACGCCTACCTACCCTTCATGGTGCTGCCCCTCTACGCGGTGATGAGCCGCCTCGATCCCACGCTCCACGAGGCCGCCGCCGACCTCGGGGCGGGACCCACACGGGTCTTTTGGACGGTATCGCTTCCCTTATCCGCGCCCGGACTATTCGCGGGCGCCCTGCTCTGCTTCATCCCGATGATGGGTGAGTTCGTTATCCCGGACCTCCTCGGCGGATCCGACACGCTGATGCTTGGGCGCGCGTTGTGGAGCGAGTTCTTCTCCAATCGCGATTGGCCGTTCGCCTCGGCCGTGGCCGTCCTGCTCGTCCTGATCCTGGTCGGTCCTGTGGTGCTTCTGCGTCAGGCGGAAAGTCGGCGAGAGGCGGTTTCGCCATGA